In Dama dama isolate Ldn47 chromosome 20, ASM3311817v1, whole genome shotgun sequence, a single window of DNA contains:
- the LOC133041395 gene encoding cytochrome P450 4B1 isoform X2 — protein sequence MNLIQQTGSLDKVVSWTHQFPYAHQLWLGQFLGFLNIYDPDYAKAVYSRGDPKAPDVYDFFLQWIGKGLLVLQGPKWFQHRKLLTPGFHYDVLKPYVAVFAESAHVMLDKWEKKAREQKSFDIFCDVGHMALDSLMKCTFGKGTSGLNDRDSSYYLAVSELTLLMQQRIDSFQYHNDFIYFLTPHGRRFLRACQVAHDHADQVIRERKAALQNEKEREKIQSKRHLDFLDILLGARDEEDIKLSDEDLRAEVNTFMFAGHDTTTSAISWVLYCMSLYPEHQRRCREEIQEILGDRDSLKWDDLAEMTYLTMCIKESFRLYPPVPQVYRQLSKPVDFVDGRSLPAGSLISLHIYALHRNNTVWPDPEVFDPLRFSPENVAERHSFAFIPFSAGPRNCIGQQFAMNEVKVVIALCLLRFEFAPDLSRPPIQMPQLVLRSKNGIHLHLKPLSPGSEK from the exons ATCCAGCAGACCGGGAGTTTGGACAAGGTGGTGTCCTGGACTCACCAGTTCCCTTACGCCCACCAACTCTGGCTTGGACAATTTCTTGGCTTCCTGAACATCTATGAtcctgactatgccaaagctgtgTACAGTCGAGGAG ACCCTAAGGCCCCAGATGTGTATGACTTCTTCCTCCAGTGGATTG GGAAAGGCTTGCTGGTTCTCCAAGGGCCTAAGTGGTTCCAGCATCGCAAGCTGCTCACACCTGGCTTCCACTATGATGTGCTGAAGCCCTACGTGGCCGTGTTCGCCGAGTCCGCACATGTCATGCTG GACAAATGGGAGAAAAAGGCTCGTGAGCAAAAGAGCTTTGACATCTTCTGTGATGTGGGCCACATGGCACTGGACTCGCTCATGAAATGCACCTTTGGCAAAGGAACCAGCGGCCTGAACGACAG GGACAGTAGCTACTACCTGGCGGTCAGTGAACTCACACTGCTGATGCAGCAGCGCATCGATTCCTTCCAGTACCACAATGACTTCATCTACTTTCTCACCCCGCATGGCCGCCGCTTCCTGCGGGCCTGCCAGGTGGCCCATGACCACGCAG ACCAGGTCATCAGGGAACGGAAAGCAGCTCTCCAGAACGAGAAAGAGCGGGAGAAGATACAGAGCAAGAGGCACCTAGACTTCCTGGACATTCTCTTGGGGGCCCGG GATGAAGAAGACATCAAGCTGTCAGATGAAGACCTCCGGGCCGAGGTGAATACATTCATGTTCGCAGGCCATGACACCACCACCAGTGCCATCTCATGGGTTCTCTACTGCATGTCCCTGTATCCCGAGCACCAGCGTCGTTGTCGGGAAGAGATTCAAGAGATTCTTGGGGACCGGGACTCCTTGAAGTG GGACGATCTGGCGGAGATGACCTACCTGACCATGTGCATCAAGGAGAGCTTCCGCCTGTACCCGCCTGTGCCCCAGGTGTACCGCCAGCTCAGCAAGCCTGTCGACTTTGTGGATGGTCGCTCTCTGCCTgcag GCAGCCTGATTTCTCTGCACATCTATGCCCTTCATAGGAATAATACAGTGTGGCCTGACCCTGAG GTCTTCGACCCCTTGCGCTTTTCTCCTGAGAATGTGGCTGAACGCCACAGCTTTGccttcatccccttctctgcTGGGCCCAG GAACTGTATTGGCCAGCAGTTTGCTATGAACGAGGTAAAGGTGGTCATAGCCCTCTGCTTGCTCCGTTTTGAGTTTGCCCCGGATCTCTCGAGGCCACCCATCCAGATGCCCCAACTGGTCCTACGCTCCAAGAATGGCATCCACCTCCACCTGAAGCCTCTGAGCCCGGGCTCTGAGAAGTAG